The following DNA comes from Trueperaceae bacterium.
CGACGCGGGCGTCACGGCCGTCCCGGGCCTCGTCCTCGCGCAGGTCGCCGCCGCGCCCGACCCCCTGACGCTCACGGCCGCGCCCACCTCGCCGCGGCAGCTCGACGTCACGACCTACTACGCCGCGGGCCTGGCCGCGTTCTTCGTGTTCTTCATCGTCCAGCTCGGCGTCGCCGGGCTCCTCGACGAGGAGCGCGACGGCACCCTGGCGCGGCTGCTGGCCGCCCCGGTCCCGCGCCGCGCCGTGCTGCTCGGCAAGGTCCTCGCGAGCGTCGCCATCGGCGTGCTCAGCATGGCGGTCCTGGCCGCGGCGAGCACCCTGGTCATGGGAGCCGAGTGGGGCGACCCGCTCGGCGTGGCGCTGCTCATCCTCGCGCTCGTGGCCGCCGCGGCCGGCGTGCTGATGCTCGTGGCGGGCCTGGCGCGCACGGCCGACGCGGCGGGCAACCTCCAGTCGATCATCGCGATCACGCTGGGCAGCGTGGGCGGGTCGTTCTTCCAGCTGCCGGCCCGGGAGGGCCTGCTGCGCTGGCTGCAGGGCGCCGCGCCGCACCACTGGTTCCTGCAGGGCCTGGGCGACCTCGCGGGGGGCGGCGGGGTGGGCGCGCTCGGCACCGAGCTGCTCGCCCTGGCCGCGTTCGCGCTGGTCGCCGGCGGCGTCGGCTGGGTCGCCCTCGAGAGGCGGCTGAACCGCTGATGCCAGGGGGCGTGGCCAAGGCCCTCGCGATCGCGCGAGCGAACCTCACGCGGTTCCTGCGCGACCGCTCGAACTACTTCTTCGTCTTCCTCTTCCCCATCGGCCTGATCCTGATCTTCGGCCTCACGTTCGGCGGCGACGAGGGCGTGGTCATCGGCGTCAGCGCCGGCCGAGAGCCGCTGGCGCAGCGTTTCGTGACCGCGCTCGAGGCGCGTCCTGACGTGGCCGTGGTGCGCGTGGACGACCAGGCCGAGCTGAGGGAGCGCGTCGAGCGCGGCGGGCTGACGGCCGGCGTGGTGGTGCCCGCGGGCCTGGCGGAGAGCCTGGCGGCGGGCGAGGGGCCCGAGCTGACGTTCCTGGCGGGCGCCGCCGGCGGCCAGTACCAGGTGGTCGTGGCGGCCGCCGTGAGCGACGTCGCCGAGCGCCTCAGGGCCGCCCGGTTCGTGGCCGACCGAGCGGGACTGCCCCTGGAGGAGGCCCTCGCGCGCGTCGACGACGCCGCCGCCCGGGGGCCGGCGCTGAGGGTCGCCCGTGAGTGGGTCGGCGAGAGCTCGTTCGGCGACGACGTCCAGACCTTCGACGTCGCCGCCGGCTCCCAGCTCGTCCTCTTCGTGTTCCTCACCGGCCTCACCGGCGCCGCGCCCCTGATCCAGAGCCGCCAGCTCGGCGTGAGCCGGCGCATGCTCGGCTCGCCGACGTCCCCGGCGACGATCGTGGTCGGCGAGGCGCTGGGCCGCTACGCGACCGCCCTGTTCCAGGGCGTTTACATCATGGCGGCCACGCGGCTCCTGTTCGGCGTCGAGTGGGGCGACCTCGCGGCGGCCGTGGCGCTGCTCGCCGTCTTCGCCGCCGTGGCGGCCGGCGCCGCCATGCTCGTGGGGTCGACGTTCGCGAACGACCAGGCCGCCTCGGGCGTCTCGATCATGCTCGGCCTGGGCCTGGCCGCGCTCGGCGGCGCGATGGTGCCCCTCGAGATCTTCGGCCCGACGATGCGCAGCGTGGCCAAGGTCGTGCCCCACTCCTGGGCGGTGGAGGGCTACGCCGCGCTGCTGCGCCACGGCGGCGGGCTCCTCGACGTCCTGCCGCACCTCGGCGTGCTCGCTGCGTTCGCCGTCGTCCTGTTCGCCCTGGCGGCGTGGCGCTTCCGCGCGCGGCTGCTGGAGGGGTGAGGGCGCCTCGGCGTCGAGCCCTCGGCCGTACCCGAGAGCCCCGGCTCCTAGGGCCGTTCGCCGGCCACCGCCCCCACGTACGCGGCCAGGTGCCGGCCCGTGAGCGTCGAGCGCTGGGCGACGAGGTCGGCCGGCGTGCCCTCGAACACCACGCGTCCGCCGTCGTGGCCGGCGCCGGGGCCGAGGTCGATGATCCAGTCGGCGTGCGCCATGACGGCCTGGTGGTGCTCGATGACGATCACCGACTTGCCGGAGTCGACGAGCCTGTCGAGGAGCCTGAGGAGCTGCTCGACGTCGGCGAGGTGCAGGCCGCTGGTGGGCTCGTCGAGGACGTAGACGCCGCCCTTCTCGCCCATGTGCGTGGCCAGCTTCAGGCGCTGGCGCTCGCCGCCTGAGAGCGTGGTGAGGGGCTGGCCGAGCGCCAGGTAGCCGAGGCCGACGTCCGCGAGGCGCTCGAGGACCGCGTGCGCGGCCGGCGTGCGCGCCTCGCCGGCGCCGAAGAACTCCAGCGCCTCGGCCACGGGCATCTCGAGTACCTGGCTGATGTCCCGGCCGCCGAGCCGGTACTCGAGCACCTCGGCCTGGAACCTCCTGCCCTCGCAGACCTCGCAGGTCGTCACCACGCCCGCCATCATCGCCAGGTCCATGTAGACCACTCCGGCGCCGTTGCAGTTCGGGCAGGCCCCCTCCGAGTTCGGGCTGAAGAGGGAGGGCTTCACGCCGTTCGCCTTCGCGAACGCCTTGCGGATGGGGTCGAGGAGGCCCGTGTAGGTGGCGGGGTTGCTGCGCCGCGAGCCCTTGATCGCGCCCTGGTCGACGACGACCACGCCGTCCCTGCCGGCGACCGAGCCGTGGATCAGGGAGCTCTTGCCAGAGCCGGCCACGCCGGTGACGACGACCAGCACCCCGAGGGGTATGTCGACGTCGACGTCCTTGAGGTTGTTCGTGTTCGCGCCGCGCACCTCGAGCGCGCCCTTGGGCCGCCGCACCTCCTCCTTGAGCGCGGCGCGGTACTCGAGGTGGCGGCCCGTGAGCGTGCCGCTCGCGCGCAGGCCCTTGACGCTGCCCTCGTAGACGACCTCGCCGCCGGCCGAGCCGGCGCCGGGGCCGAGGTCGACGACGTGGTCGGCGATGGCGATGACCTCCGGCTTGTGCTCGACGACGAGCACCGTGTTGCCCTTGTCGCGCAGGGACAGGAGCAGCTCGTTCATCCGCTGGACGTCGTGCGGGTGGAGGCCCACGGTCGGCTCGTCGAAGACGTAGGTGACGTCGGTCAGCGCCGAGCCCAGGTGCCTGATCATCTT
Coding sequences within:
- a CDS encoding ABC transporter permease; its protein translation is MPGGVAKALAIARANLTRFLRDRSNYFFVFLFPIGLILIFGLTFGGDEGVVIGVSAGREPLAQRFVTALEARPDVAVVRVDDQAELRERVERGGLTAGVVVPAGLAESLAAGEGPELTFLAGAAGGQYQVVVAAAVSDVAERLRAARFVADRAGLPLEEALARVDDAAARGPALRVAREWVGESSFGDDVQTFDVAAGSQLVLFVFLTGLTGAAPLIQSRQLGVSRRMLGSPTSPATIVVGEALGRYATALFQGVYIMAATRLLFGVEWGDLAAAVALLAVFAAVAAGAAMLVGSTFANDQAASGVSIMLGLGLAALGGAMVPLEIFGPTMRSVAKVVPHSWAVEGYAALLRHGGGLLDVLPHLGVLAAFAVVLFALAAWRFRARLLEG
- a CDS encoding excinuclease ABC subunit UvrA; its protein translation is MTTATRTEPERRAEDRHPADRHDLIRVQGARENNLKDVSVAIPKRRLTVFTGVSGSGKSSLVFDTIAAESQRMINETYSAFVQGFMPALARPDVDVLEGLTTAIIVDQERMGANARSTVGTATDANALLRILFSRLGEPHIGPAQAFSFNIASASGGGSITVEKGGGKVTESRTFTVTGGMCPRCEGLGRVTDIDLTQLFDASKSLNEGALKVPGYTMDGWYGRIYRAAGFLDPDKPIRDYSERELHDLLYKEPTKVKVEGINVTYEGLISRLHKSTFSKDPESLQPHVRAFVERAVTFVPCPDCGGTRLNEAARSSKIRGVSIADACAMQVSDLAEWVRGLDEPSVAPLLAKLQDVLDAFVAIGLSYLSLDRAAGTLSGGEAQRTKMIRHLGSALTDVTYVFDEPTVGLHPHDVQRMNELLLSLRDKGNTVLVVEHKPEVIAIADHVVDLGPGAGSAGGEVVYEGSVKGLRASGTLTGRHLEYRAALKEEVRRPKGALEVRGANTNNLKDVDVDIPLGVLVVVTGVAGSGKSSLIHGSVAGRDGVVVVDQGAIKGSRRSNPATYTGLLDPIRKAFAKANGVKPSLFSPNSEGACPNCNGAGVVYMDLAMMAGVVTTCEVCEGRRFQAEVLEYRLGGRDISQVLEMPVAEALEFFGAGEARTPAAHAVLERLADVGLGYLALGQPLTTLSGGERQRLKLATHMGEKGGVYVLDEPTSGLHLADVEQLLRLLDRLVDSGKSVIVIEHHQAVMAHADWIIDLGPGAGHDGGRVVFEGTPADLVAQRSTLTGRHLAAYVGAVAGERP
- a CDS encoding ABC transporter permease; the encoded protein is MRAALLVAAKDLRQRLRDRSLFIFGALVPFVLTFIFDLLLGPVTGDAPFTAHLGLVDLDGSLVSRGMRTALDAAAEAGVVTWEELPDPGAARDRVGAGDLGAAIVVPAGFGAAVLSGSPSEVTVIGDPDEGIAAQVAEGVAAAYVGRLSAAGLASAALADAGVTAVPGLVLAQVAAAPDPLTLTAAPTSPRQLDVTTYYAAGLAAFFVFFIVQLGVAGLLDEERDGTLARLLAAPVPRRAVLLGKVLASVAIGVLSMAVLAAASTLVMGAEWGDPLGVALLILALVAAAAGVLMLVAGLARTADAAGNLQSIIAITLGSVGGSFFQLPAREGLLRWLQGAAPHHWFLQGLGDLAGGGGVGALGTELLALAAFALVAGGVGWVALERRLNR